The DNA window CCCTTCGATGCAAACGTTCTGATATTTCATGCCGACTCAAATGACCAAGAACTCGCGTGCTTAAAGGGTTAATCATACCGGCTTTAAGCCACTTACGAAACCAACATCGAATTTGAATTCGACGATGCCCCACCGATGGCAAATCAGAAATGACGGCGTCGCTAGCTGGAAGATTTGGCGACAGCGTCTTGCTAGCGGCACAAGATATAGAAAATGCTTGGCAAGCTTTAACGGATCAGTAGACTTCTCCACATCTTGTGATTGATCTGGGAACGCGACGGAACGTTGCGATCTGATCAAGGCTCATGATAGGGAGGTCATCGCTTCAGCCAAACCCAGGACGGGTATCTGCGATTCGCTTGGTGCGATACTGCTATGTTGTCGGACTAACTGCATAGAGGTATCGGCATACCACCGGTAAAAGTTTTGGACGAACTTTGCCATTTGCCAGGCAGACTATCGCAAATTCTCTTTTTTGGGCCAAGCCGAAAGCGGGCGATCTATTGGGTCTTGGGAAGATTTTCCTTTATTGGTGCATGACGCGCCCGAGGAGTCCCCAGATGTTTTCAAAACCTGTTATTGGTTTGAATGCTAACTTTCGGAATGCAACCCATGATCGGCCTGCATTCTCCTTCATTTCCGCCGGTTACTTCGATGCAGTGATTCGTGCGGGTGGGATTCCTGTGGTCCTTCCTCCTGTTGGCAACGCCGAAGATCAGCAAGCTGTTTTGCAGCGGCTGGACGGGGTGGTGTTGATCGGTGGCCCGGATTTGGATCCTAATCGGGATGGCTTCATGCGTCACGCTTCCATTCGAATGATGGAACCGCGTCGAGAAGAAGCAGACCGTTCAATGATGAAAATGATCGCGCAGATGCGTTTGCCGGTATTCGGTATTGGTGTCGGTATGCAATTGATCAACGTTGCCATGGGTGGCAATCTGTTCATGCATATTCCGGAAGACCTGCCGGGTGCGTTGCCGCATCACGACACGATCGACAAGCATCACCGCCATGGACTGGAAGTGGTTCCTGGCACCCTGATGGAAAAAATCTTCGGCGATGGCGAAGTTCGCGTGAACAGCAGCCATCACATGGCGATCGACGAATTGGCCCCAGGTTTCATGGTCTCGGCACGTAGTCCAGACGGTGTGATCGAAGCAATCGAATCGGCCCACGATGATTGGTTCGCCATCGGTACGCAATTCCATCCGGAAGCCGAGTCGGCTTCGGCGTTGGATCAGCGGATTTTTGAAGAGTTCGTCGAAGGCGTTGTCACGGGTAAAACCAACAACGTCGGCGTTGCTGCTGCCTAGTGCAAGGGAGCAGATCGCACGATCAGCCAGGGGAAAGCAGGAACCGCAGGCCATTGGTTCCTGCTTCCCTCTCTTTTTATTCTTCGAGGAAACTTCCCTTCTAACCGTTCGGGGCTTGCATGCCTCCTAATACGCTCGGATTTTCGAGTTTTGCGGATCACGCGCGGCGCTATTTCGTTGGCACCGCGATGACTCCTTGTCTGCGCTTTACCAGCGGGGCAATCTTGAAAGTCGACGGGCGCGGCCTGAATGCAGGCTTTGAACTGATTCAACAATTGAATGTTCGCACGCCTCCTGATGTTCGCGCGCTCCTCGAGCAGGGCGGGGCAGGGCTCGCGGCCGGCTCTCAGCTTCCCGGCATGGCCTCGCGTTTAGTGGCGGAACTACAAGTTGTGAACGTCGAGCGGCTGCTCAACTCGTGCGGTGTCTCGGCGGAAAAGGTCTCGGCCATCGGACAGCGCGGCCCGGTCGTGGGGCGCGAATACTGGAAACAAACGGGCGCCTCGCTCACCATTGGCGACCCAGCTATCTTGGCGGAAGCAACCGGCGTGACGGTTATCGATCACTTCGAGCAACGCGACGTTGTCAAAGGTGGTACGGCCCGCGGAATCGACGTGTTGCCGATGTGGTTACTGCTGACCAAAGCAGTTGATTCGTACAGTGCTCGTCCGACGGTGGTCGTTCGCCTTGATCAAGCGATTGAACTGTTTTACCTGCCCGCGCGACGTAAGAACCGGCACGTTCCGGCGCTGGCTTATCGCAACATCGGCCCTGGCTTCGCTCTGCTGCAGAAGCTACAAGAGTTGTGCGATAATAAGTACGACCAAACTCAATCGTTGGGCGCCTCCTTAACTCGGATCATGGAGGAGGAAAAAGCGAGCGAAGTTTCGACCGACTCTGCCGATCAAATGAATCGCCTGATCGAGTCGATCACCAACCAATTGCCGGAATTGCTCGCCTCGAGCGTAACGCTCAATCAAGCGATGGAAGTATACTGGGCCGAACTTATCCATGGCCAGATCTTGGAACACTTTCCTACGACGCCTGAGTTCGCGGAGATCGTTATCTTAGGACGCGGAGCCCGTCGCGAGGCACTCGTCAAACGACTCTCGGAGAAGTTCGCTGGCATACCGCTCTCGACGGAAGTCTCCCGTGGGTGGATCTCCGGCGCGACCGGAGCCTCGATTGCCGCCATCTTTGCCGCGATGCATGTCGATCAGGTAAGTGGCAACCTGCCCGATTTAACGGGGGCAACCGCCGCCCGGGTGCTCGGACGGATTACGCCTGGCAACCCCGCCAACTGGCGCGGGCTACTTACGCAGATGGAAGTTGCTTCTCATCAAACGGTGCCTCTCCGCGAAGCGGTTTAGATTCCTTTGAGGGTCGGCAAAGTATTTCTTCCGTTCTCCTAACTAACGACCGTCTCTTAAGCGTGCTCCTGAGAGTCCATCGGGGTCGTCATCGTCGTCGTTTATCTTTTGAATCGATTTCTCAATATCGTAATCGACACGGCTAAAGATAATCGTGTCTTCTTCCAACAACACGTAAGACGGACGCCGATCGCCATCGCGAGGCTGACCGACCGACCCTACGTTGCAGATTGTCTTGCCAGGGCCAAGCTGATACTGGTAATCACACTGTTCCGGAGAAAGGAAAGCCCATTCCTGCTCGTCGTGGGGATAAAAAATGCCTGGCACGTGGGTGTGGCCGCAAAAGCAGAGCCTTTCGAATCCCTGCGCGACAGCATCCAACTTGCGAGGATTGTAGATGTCTTCAGGAAACAGATACTCATTCACCGGATCACGCGGGCTGCCATGTAGGTACAATGCTTGGCCATCGACATGCTTGTAGGGGAGATCACGAAGAAATGCACCAACCGTTGCCTCCTTACCCGTTTTCAGTAGCCGTTGGCGAAAGTTGAAGATCGAACGTTTGGCGGCGTGAGCGGTCCAGCCTTCAAGGTCGTCGCTTTGCATTGCGGCCAGATCGAAGTTGCCGAGCAACACAACCGGCCATGCCATTGCGTGCTCGACACAAGCAATTGGATCGGTCCCATAGCCAACTAGATCACCAAGGCAAAACACCTCCCGGACGCCGAAAGAAGCCATGTCGGCGAGAACCGCTTCTAAAGCTTCGAGGTTGCCATGAATATCACTCAAGATGGCCCGCATGATAGGCTTTCCACGTTTCGCTGAATCGATTGTCTGTTCGGATTATCACCTGATTCAAACAATCGAGCCATGATCGGGCCTAAAATCATTGGTTGCTCACGCAACAACGTCAACGAATCTGAGCCTGTTCGATTTCTTCCAAGGCAAGATAGGCGTTGTTGATGCTGCCACCAGAGAGCTTTCTTCGCCACGAATTGGAGTTCGGGTTGCCGGTTCGTACCACATACCAGAACAGTCCGGCCGAGATCAGAAATCCCAACCCGCCAACGGCAAGGGAAAGATAAAGTGCTTGCGGATGCAGCACGATGTCGAAACCGAGAGCGACAGCGACCGGAATCCACATCAGCCACCACACGAAGCCAATAATCGTGGCGGCATTGAGGTAACGCGCCTGCAGATTGTCGAGCTTACGACGGATGTCAACGACTGATTTCGAGTAATCGATGCGACGGATGCGGGTGCAAACCATCGCTGATTGGGCGATCACCAATACGCCGTACACATGCAGAATCAAGCCGCATGCCAAGCGATGAGGAACATAGGTATTTTGTGTCCAGCAGAACGCTCCGAGTACAACGAGTGCGATGCCGACGAGTAGTTGCACAATTTGTCCGCGAAACAGTGGCCGCAGCGAATTCTCGACGCGCTCCATCAATTGACGACGTGTCAGCAGCAAGCGGCCGGCTAACTCCTGTTCGGCCATGCTGACGGATGACTGCTGACTTGAAGACGCGACATCTCTGGCCACCGTTTCTGCCATCGTGGCACGAGATGTCGATGTGATCGATTGCACGTCTGATTTAATCTGGCTGGCGTGTTGATAGCGACGCTGCGGTTCTTTTTCCAACGTTCGTAGAACCACTTCATCCAGTCGCACATCAATGGCGACTTTTTGCGAAGGAGCCGCGAAACGCCCGATCGGGAGTTCCCCGGTCAGCATTTCGTAGAAGACGACACCCAGCGAATAGATGTCGGCCCGATGGTCAATATTCCGCGATCCTTCCAAGTGTTCTGGGGCCATGTAACGCGGCGTACCCATCACTTGGTGCGTCCCCGTGAGCATGTCGGGCTGGCTCTCGCTGCCCAGAATACGCGAGAGCCCAAAGTCGGCGATCTTCACGGTGCCGTCCATCGCCAGCAAGATGTTTTCTGGCTTGACGTCGCGATGGATTACTCCTTTGTCGTGCGCGTACTGCAGGGCGTCGCACAGATGGGGAACGATCGCCAACGCATGGGCTGGCGCCAATTGACCTGCTTTCACCACTTCGCGAAGCGTCGACCCGTCGACGTATTCCATTAGAAAGTAATAGGTATTCTCGACATTGCCGAACTCAAATACCGAAACAATGTTTGGGTGGCTAAGCCGAGCCAGCGTTCGTGCTTCTCGAGTAAATCGCAGCGCGAACTTAACATCATGCCCCAGTTCTTCTGGTAAGATCTTCAAGGCGACCACGCGGTCCAGCCCTGGCTGACGAGCTTTGTAAACGGCGCCCATTCCGCCAGCCCCGATCAGTTCCATGATCTCGAGGGCAGGGAACAACTCGGCCAGTCGTCCTACGGTTGGAGGTTGAAAACCGCCCGTTGCCGAAACGCCTTCGCTCAGGGCGTCCCGAATAACCGATGAGCTCTCGGGGAAGCGATCGAGATACTGCTGCGCAATCGGCGCTTCCCCTCGTCGCCGCCGATAATCGACATCGAGCACGATCAGTTCGGCCAGCAGGACGTCTCGTTCGATCGCGGAAAGATTGTCCGTCAGAACCGATTCGATGGTCGGTTCTTCATTGGCTTGCCAACGCCGTTCAAAGTCGGCGCAGAGATCGTCAATGTGTTCCAGGACGGCGATCGGTAGTTTCTTCTGGCGGATGTTCATGGGGTTCGACTAATTCCTGCTGGCATTTTTCTCGAATCAGGTGCAAACGACGCTCGATCGTCCGCTCCGAGCAACCAAATCGCCGGGCTAACTCAGCGTTGGAATACCCTTCTAACTTGGCACCCGCCAAATCTCGGAGCTGCCCGACACCTAAATGAGAAAAAAATTGCTCTACCGATTCCTGCATCATCAGCACCATTTCGGGGGATGGCTCGTCACCGATCGCTTCGATGATGCTGCCATCCTCGGCCGCTTGGTCCAAAGAATGGAGCATGACCTTGCCCCCACGCCGCTGCCGAGCATCATGCCGCCGCTTATCGATCACCTTGCGGGCCGACATTCGCAACAGCAGCCTCCACAGATCGTCCCGGTCCGCGAGATCGGGAAAATTCCCGTTCTCAGCCGCGTTATAGAAGCTATCGAAAACGCTCAGCACGATATCTTCTTCATCCGAAACGGCCCGGTTCTGCCCAACCAACCGTCCACGAACGGCCCGCACAAGCCGATCGAAATACAACCGCCAAATCTGGTTCGCCGCCGCTGAATCCCCGGCCTTCACCAAATCGATCCAATGGCTGACGTTTGTGGATTTGGACATCGAGGTTAGCGTTCGGAGAGATGAAGATCAAAGAACCGAGGAGTGTGGTTCCTATGGTACCATACCCATCCGAGGAATCGAGCTTTCGAGACGAAATGCGAGCGAAGCAGAATTAAGTCAGACGATGCCGAAGTTGGCAATCGCTGACGCTATGGAATCGATTATCGTCAAAGTTATACCCAGTGATGTTGCAGTTCGTCGCGGAACGGAATGTTCTCTAACCATTCTTGCAGTGTGGGCGAAAGTGAAGTGACATCGTAGAACGGTTGGTTACCTTCATTGCTGCGAACCCACTGGTAAAGTCCCTTGTCCCATGGCAGGCCGCGATTGGGATCGAACTCTGCGACTAGTTCCGGGGCATACCAGCGGCACAACTCATAGAGGCCATGTGGTTCCAGGCAGATATATTTGAATAGATCGTAAAGCTGCGAGATCTTACGACTAGTGTCGATGAAGGAATTGAGTCCTTTCGCAACTTGCGTCGGATCGGCATCGTATATTCCCTGCAGCGTGGCATACAGACATACGATATGCTTCTTCGGTTTGCTCCAGGACGCGTACTCAGCAATCGCCGCAGCAAGCCGTTCACGATCGCGGCTGATGACGGCAGTGATCCCGGCATGTAACAGTCTCTCTGCCCGTGGCCCACGTTGGGCGTGAGCTGGCGTGACAGACGTGTAATGTTGAAAAAGGGGAATGTCACCCGATGCGAGGATGCGTAACATGTCATTCGCACCGCTAAGAAAGTCATCACATTCGTCGCGTGTTCCCCACCAATAGCTGAGTCGACCAAACGTGCTTGCTGAACGTGCGAGTTCTTCTGGATTGTCGTCGAGAATGCGTTTTCCGTAACCACGTTCAAGCAACGGATAACCACGCATGAGGCTCTGAGTCGCATGCGCGATGTGCTGATCTTCGGTCCAATCAACATCTCGCATTCGGTGGACGCCAAGTAGTTCTGGGAAGTACATCTCCTGTTTGGCCGAGAAATAGTCGTGAAGCGATTGGCCCGCACCGTAACTGTCTACGAGGACCTCGATATCGCGCTGATACTTTTTCGGAAGTGAGTCAATCATGCTGTTGGCTACGGAAAGTAAGAAACGGTCATGATCGGTCTCAATGCAGAATGAGATTCCATGGCGTGACGGTCCAAAGCGGAAATGCGACGATCGTTCCGAGCAAGACTGCCAAACCCGCCAACAGCGCTACGAAGGATATCGAATTTCGTCGAGTCACAAACGCCAAGGGCCAAACCAGAATCACGAATGTCAACCACATCGCGAAGAGGAAGAACATAAATCCAAAGACGGCGTACTTCTCTTGCCCAAGTAACGTAAGCATGTCACGCGGAGGGCTATAAGGGATTCGCACCAGTTCCAACAGAAGCCACTCGACGACCACAACCACAATCGTGGCGATCACCATCCCTATGCGTAATCGCGAAGCCCTTTCTGTTTCTACTGAGGATTCCGAGTCGCTCATCGCCGTGTGTCCATCGTTTTCGTCACCCTTCGATTCCTGAGGAAGATTTCGGGAACATTGGGTTCTCACAATCCTCGTGACTGTTCGATCTTCCTTGGTAACGCCAACAGGTCATCTCGAGAACCGATCGCCCATCCGTGATAGTTGTCGGTGATTTCGTACCAATCCATCGAGCCCTCTCGCTTATCTAGGCGAATGTTCAAACTGTTGGCCGACTGCTGCGAGAATCAAGGAGATCGGCTGGCGGACATCATCCTTGATCGTCCGTCGAAACGAGTTAATCGCACAAGCGAAGGAAATTGTCGCGAGCGTCGATGTTGAAATAGGGGAATAGGGATCACCCGTAAGGGACAGCACGCAAAATTCACTCGACTCAGCGGCCCACATGCCAGGCTCATCAAACCATACATCACCGTATTCTTCGTGAAACCAATGTAACTGCTTCGTGAGATCGATGGTATCAAGGGCCTGTTGCTTATGTTGATCAGACGGAGCCGCTATCCACTTGGCAACCGCTTCTAATTGCTGCGTAGGTGGTTGCGAGTCAACGAGCGATTCGAGGGCCATTTCCGGCGACTCTCGAAGCCAGGCATCCCAGTGTTGGCGAGCCTGTTGCGCGGCTGCATAGGTCGCGGCAACGAGATACCACGGCCCGACGGAAGCAAGCTGTTCCATCCAAACGTTGAGGTTCACTAGCATCGGCCCAGGTCCGGGCCAGGAATCATCCACTTCACGCGACTCGGCCAGCCACTCGAGATCCCGAAGCAAGTCACGATTCTCTGGCAGTCCATTTCGGTCGTTTGATAGCGGACTCATCGATGCCTACATGCCTCACTCCAAGTGGCCAACGGGTTAACAGTCTGTTGAATTTCTCAGATCGGCTACGCCATTGAGATTGGGGCGATTGCGGCGTTGTGAATTCCTCGACCTATCTAGTGGATATGCCTGCGGACTCACGCCTTGCCCTCGCCCCAATCTCAATTACTCGCTAACGAAGCAGAAAATCAACAGGCTGTTACGCCCAGATGATACCACACCCAAGTCACGCAGATCGAGTTCGCCGTTGCTCTTGCCGGTCAACCGTTGGACATGATCTGCTCGACCTCTTCCTCGGAATACATGAACAGCGGGCGAATCTCGATTTCGGAGTCCTCGGCCGTTGGGCAGCGTTTTACCCAGGCAATCGCTGCTTCCATCGACCTTTGTTTCCCCGGAATTGAAGCTCCGATCTAAGAGGGGGCGAGCGACGCAAGACAATCATCGTTGGAGCTGACGATCAAAAAAGTCAAGTACAACTTTAATCCTCTCGGGCGTAAAGAACTTCGGTCCTCCGTGTCCGGCGTCTTGCACAATCACCAGTCGGCCACTCAGACCCAACTGATTATAGAGCGTCTCCATGCGTTTGCTCTGGTCGATAAGCACTCGCTTGTCGTTCGAGCCATGAAAGATTAACAGCGGCGGAGCATTCTTGGTCACATAGGTTGCAGGGCTTGCGAATCGTTCGGCCTCAGGTGTGATCTTTCCGCTTTTCAGGCCGCCCAACAAAGCAAAGCTTCCAGCTTTTTCGGAGTAAGCGATTTCCGGCTGTGTCTTTCCTCGCAGTTCAAAATCGGACGGACCAAAGAAGTCAACGACAGCCTGCACCGCAGAAGATTGGTCGAGATTTCCACCCACTTTTCCTTCCAGATCATCGACACCAGCGGAAACTCCTAACAGTAGCGCGAGATGACCGCCTGCTGAACTGCCACCGACGAAAATCTTAGTTGCGTCGTATCCATATCGATCCGCATTGGCCCGCAGCCATCGGACAGCCGCTTTGCAATCATGAATCTGAGCCGGAAACACGTCCACGTCGGTCAGTCGGTAGCTGATGCTCGCCACCGCGTATCCATGTTCCGTAAGTGTCTTTAGCGGCACGCGTTTCCGTGACCCGCTACGCCATCCACCCCCGTGAATCCACATCAACAGTTGCGGCTTCTTGGTGAGACCGTCTGTGTTTGATGTAGATTCCGGAAGGAAGATATCCAACATCAGTGAATGCCCACCCACTTTCGCAAAGACGACATCTGTATATTCGGTGACAGCGCCTTCCGTATGCGATGTTAGCAGGCAGTCCAGGAAGACACTCATCACGACTAACAGCACGCTTGCAAATCGCAACACGAAGAACCCCGTGAATATAAAGAAACGATGATCGCCACTGATCGCTCCGGCGGTCCGTGTACGACACAAAGATTAACGGAGGCCGCCACGGCCATCATGATTTTTCATCATGATGGAACGCGTTTAAACGTCACAATATACTATTTGTCAGCGGCATTCTGCCTGTTTCGATCAACCTAGTCACATCTGGCCCTGTTGAAAACTACAGGATTTCCATGGATTGGAAAATGATGTCAGGGTGCATGGTTCGTCTTAAAAATTGCCTTACCCGGCCTTTCGCTTGGTCGGAGGGTTAAGTCCAAGATCTGACGGCGGGCTGTTGCGAACGGTTAACAGTCCGCACACGTTTGCCTCCTCCACACGAGATTCCTTGCTTAATGTCCCATTCCTAGTGCTTATAGGGGCCAGCCAGGAGTTTAGGTCCTGCTAGTCGCCGGTAAAGGCCGCCGGTAATAGTTTCAGAGTGATTCGAGAATGAATTCCCCATGGGGCCTGGAAAGTGGACTGAGACTTTGTATCATCAAGGCCTGCTTTGTTGGCCTATCGAGTTCTCAACTCTCCATGATCCCTTATAGAGAAGGCCCCCCGCCGGATGAAGAGAAAAGGTTTTACCCTCGTTGAATTGTTGGTGGTGATTGCCATTATCGGAGTTCTGATTGCCTTGCTATTGCCCGCCGTTCAGCAGGCTCGCGAAGCTGCACGACGCATGCAGTGCACCAATCAGCTCAAGCAGTGGATTCTTGCCACGCATAACTATCACGATACGTTCCGCAAGTTTCCGACCAGTTTCCAGGGCACTGGAGAAAACCAGTGGTCGGCCCAGGCTCGCCTGCTTCCATTTTTGGAGCAAAAGGCCATCGAAACCGAAATTGACTACAGTGTCGACTATCACGAATACCACTACGGTGGTACGCATGAGACGCTAATCAACGGCGTTCCACTGCCTGCTTTGCGGATTGATGCCCTGCTTTGCCCGTCGGAGGTTAAGGATCAGCAGCGTGTCGATGGCTCGGGCCGTCCTGAGAACTATCCTCTGAACTACGCCATCAATATGGGCGTTTGGTACGTCTATAATGGTTCTAGTGGGGGTGAAGGTGCCTTCGTGCCTGGCAAGTACATGCGTATGGCCGACATGACCGACGGAACGAGCAACACGATTGGCTTTTCGGAAGTGAAAGCCTATACCCACTACGATCGGGACAACGGACCCTACGGGGCTTCCGAGATCAATTCGTTTCCGAATGTGGCTTCGTACATCGAATCGAACGTGACCACTTCGACGCGTAACTCTGGGCACACCGAGTGGGTTGACGGTAAGACGCATCAGACTGGCTTTACCGCGTTTTTCCCGCCTAATACCGATTTCAACATTGGTGCTGGTAGCCCAACTCCGGCCGACTTCACCAACAATCGAGAGCACCGAGCTACTAGTAGTTCGCCAACCCTGGCGGCCGTCACCGCTCGAAGTTATCACCCAGGCGTGGTGAACGCGGCGTTCATGGACGGCTCGGTTTCGCGGGTCACGGACACGGTTGACTTGAGCGCCTATCGATCGGCCGCAACTCGCAACGGCGGCGAAGTTTTGAGTCGCGAAGACTTGTAACGCTAGCTACTAAGACCGATTCTGAGCCTAAAGATCATCAGCGCGGTACGCTGGGTTAGCGTCATCGTAACCCAGCGAAGACAAATTGGTGCCTGGCTTATGACTTAGGAAATGGTGTCAGGAAACATTGTTCGTCTTGGAATTTGCCTTCCTCTGACTTTCGAGTAGTCGGAGCGGTGAATCCAGGATCAGGCGGCGGGTTGTTGGGAGCGGTTAAGAGTCCGGACACGTTTGCTTCTTCAGACTTGAAAGAGCCCTTGCCTATGAAAGGCGATGGCCAGTTCGCGAAACACTTGAACGCTTTGCTACGTTAATTCTTCAGGGACACTTTCTGAGCGATAGGGATAAAGGGTGATGCGAATGGAAGCCCCAACCTCCGCAAGCCGTCTTAGTAATTCGGTTGAAAGTCCTTGGTTGAATGCCCACGGATCCGTTCCACAATCGTAGCCGATGTTGAATTCTCGTTTTATACACGTTGCCCAAAGAGATTGCACCGACTCGGTAAGCGAATTAATCACATCGAGCATCTGCAAGATATTCGGATTGGGTTCCGTATACTGTTTGTCTGTCTCGAACGTCGCATACCAAAACCCATTGGGGCTTGGCGTGACATGAAGAGGAGAGATCCCACCTTTTTCGAGGGCCACTGCGAGATCGCTCAAGTCATCTCGGGAAACCAAGTCGAGGTCCGTATTCCGATAACAAGTCATGTTATCCATGATCGCCTACCTGAATGAAAAGTTGCCAGACGAAGTGTAAGATTGTATCCGTTCCGACACATGGCGACCATCGAAAATTCAAATCCCACCCTGAGTCAATTTCGAAGGCACTGGAGATTAGGAAATGGTGTCAGGAAACATTGTTGGTCTTGGAATTTGCCTTCCTCTGACTTTCGAGTAGTCGGAGCGGTGAATCCAGGATCAGGCGGCGGGTTGTTGGGAGCGGTTAAGAGTCCGGACACCTTTGCTTCACAGCATGAAGACGTTTCACGAATGGCTGAGAGAACGGCAGCAACAGGAAGGCTTGTTGCTCAACGCTGACGGCAGGCTCAAGGGCATGTCGCCTGCGAATCCGTTGCCGAGAGATTCAGCGGTGAATAAGAGCTTGAGCAAGAAACCCAAGTCGCCACCGTTAGGCGTGCCACCCGACAAAAGACAACACTGCAAGCCGTGGAAGCCTGCTCAACCGGCCAAGCTGCAACCATTCAACCCAGCACAGCCTGCGAAGATCGTGATGCAGAAGCCGAAGGCAGGGCATTGAAGTGAAGACCTAGCGTCAAGAAGGAGTTGAATGATTGATTGTCAGGTTTGCGATTTGCCCATGTAGGACTCAGGGCTTGAGCCGCCGACATGTGTGCCGTCATGCGGATCAACCACAAACTCAACATGCTTGTTTGCTGGTGAATCCCACGCCCGCCCACGAATGCCTCTTTCTGTGGCTTCGATTATTTCCAAACCATCCCATGATAAACGCTCAGTTATCCAGAGTTGGCCTTCGAGGCCGTACGCTTCTATTTCCGTGAAGTCAACGAAGCAGATCAGTTTGCAACTCGGGATGGCGAAGACTTGCAGCAATGGAGAGCTTTGGATTTCCACGAATTGGCCCTGTGCGGAAACTGGGACCCAGTAACCCTGACCGTTGCTAACGACACAGACAATATCGGGCGAAGGGGTGCCGAAGACACCAGTTAATCCGCCAGCTCCGCTGCGAAAAATGCCAACCCACGGCTCGCCTACTGCCGGATAGACTTCAAGAGCAAGAGGCTCGCCAGAGTGTGTCTCGAACTGTAGTTCGCCCGATCTTGCCTCTGATCTTTGCCAGTCAAAAATGTATCGTTGGAAAGCACTCGATTGCTGTGCCGATGTTTTACAAATGGCATAGTTGGCTTCGAAGCCTAGATTGTCCTGTATAAATGTGGTCACCATATCCGCTCCTACTTCTTGTCCGGTCGAAAGAACCGATGGGTGATTACTTCATTACGGCCAGAGGCTGAGGGACAGCAACAGGAAGGGCTTTGGCTGGGCAATGACAAGCTGGCACAGCCGGGCATGAGCAACATTAAACCGTCGGATCAGCCCAAAGCAAAGAGCGAGAAGCCCAGGCCCACCGCATCGCCAGTGAAGACGCTCAAGGCGAAAACGATGGCCTGATGATCAAGTCCTGCCCAGCATTCATCAAGGCGTAACGGGTGGCTGTTCATCCAGAGAACACGATGCTCCAAGAGCCTCAGCATCTTTACAGAATTTAATGGCATGCTCGACGTCGATAGAGATTGGCTCTCCGTTTAGCAATCGGTCAACAGCGTGCTTAGCGTCGCTCAGACCGCAACCTGTCGTGTCTCTCAAAAGGCGATTGAAAGCTACTTTGTTGAACCCTTCTTGCCAACTCGTGACTCTTACTGTTGTCATGGTTTCTCCTCAATCTACTGTGATGGTGATCGGGCGTGGG is part of the Blastopirellula marina genome and encodes:
- a CDS encoding alpha/beta hydrolase, producing MLRFASVLLVVMSVFLDCLLTSHTEGAVTEYTDVVFAKVGGHSLMLDIFLPESTSNTDGLTKKPQLLMWIHGGGWRSGSRKRVPLKTLTEHGYAVASISYRLTDVDVFPAQIHDCKAAVRWLRANADRYGYDATKIFVGGSSAGGHLALLLGVSAGVDDLEGKVGGNLDQSSAVQAVVDFFGPSDFELRGKTQPEIAYSEKAGSFALLGGLKSGKITPEAERFASPATYVTKNAPPLLIFHGSNDKRVLIDQSKRMETLYNQLGLSGRLVIVQDAGHGGPKFFTPERIKVVLDFFDRQLQR
- a CDS encoding serine/threonine-protein kinase, which encodes MNIRQKKLPIAVLEHIDDLCADFERRWQANEEPTIESVLTDNLSAIERDVLLAELIVLDVDYRRRRGEAPIAQQYLDRFPESSSVIRDALSEGVSATGGFQPPTVGRLAELFPALEIMELIGAGGMGAVYKARQPGLDRVVALKILPEELGHDVKFALRFTREARTLARLSHPNIVSVFEFGNVENTYYFLMEYVDGSTLREVVKAGQLAPAHALAIVPHLCDALQYAHDKGVIHRDVKPENILLAMDGTVKIADFGLSRILGSESQPDMLTGTHQVMGTPRYMAPEHLEGSRNIDHRADIYSLGVVFYEMLTGELPIGRFAAPSQKVAIDVRLDEVVLRTLEKEPQRRYQHASQIKSDVQSITSTSRATMAETVARDVASSSQQSSVSMAEQELAGRLLLTRRQLMERVENSLRPLFRGQIVQLLVGIALVVLGAFCWTQNTYVPHRLACGLILHVYGVLVIAQSAMVCTRIRRIDYSKSVVDIRRKLDNLQARYLNAATIIGFVWWLMWIPVAVALGFDIVLHPQALYLSLAVGGLGFLISAGLFWYVVRTGNPNSNSWRRKLSGGSINNAYLALEEIEQAQIR
- a CDS encoding anhydro-N-acetylmuramic acid kinase; the encoded protein is MTPCLRFTSGAILKVDGRGLNAGFELIQQLNVRTPPDVRALLEQGGAGLAAGSQLPGMASRLVAELQVVNVERLLNSCGVSAEKVSAIGQRGPVVGREYWKQTGASLTIGDPAILAEATGVTVIDHFEQRDVVKGGTARGIDVLPMWLLLTKAVDSYSARPTVVVRLDQAIELFYLPARRKNRHVPALAYRNIGPGFALLQKLQELCDNKYDQTQSLGASLTRIMEEEKASEVSTDSADQMNRLIESITNQLPELLASSVTLNQAMEVYWAELIHGQILEHFPTTPEFAEIVILGRGARREALVKRLSEKFAGIPLSTEVSRGWISGATGASIAAIFAAMHVDQVSGNLPDLTGATAARVLGRITPGNPANWRGLLTQMEVASHQTVPLREAV
- a CDS encoding metallophosphoesterase family protein — protein: MRAILSDIHGNLEALEAVLADMASFGVREVFCLGDLVGYGTDPIACVEHAMAWPVVLLGNFDLAAMQSDDLEGWTAHAAKRSIFNFRQRLLKTGKEATVGAFLRDLPYKHVDGQALYLHGSPRDPVNEYLFPEDIYNPRKLDAVAQGFERLCFCGHTHVPGIFYPHDEQEWAFLSPEQCDYQYQLGPGKTICNVGSVGQPRDGDRRPSYVLLEEDTIIFSRVDYDIEKSIQKINDDDDDPDGLSGARLRDGR
- a CDS encoding gamma-glutamyl-gamma-aminobutyrate hydrolase family protein, translated to MFSKPVIGLNANFRNATHDRPAFSFISAGYFDAVIRAGGIPVVLPPVGNAEDQQAVLQRLDGVVLIGGPDLDPNRDGFMRHASIRMMEPRREEADRSMMKMIAQMRLPVFGIGVGMQLINVAMGGNLFMHIPEDLPGALPHHDTIDKHHRHGLEVVPGTLMEKIFGDGEVRVNSSHHMAIDELAPGFMVSARSPDGVIEAIESAHDDWFAIGTQFHPEAESASALDQRIFEEFVEGVVTGKTNNVGVAAA
- a CDS encoding ECF-type sigma factor, with the protein product MSKSTNVSHWIDLVKAGDSAAANQIWRLYFDRLVRAVRGRLVGQNRAVSDEEDIVLSVFDSFYNAAENGNFPDLADRDDLWRLLLRMSARKVIDKRRHDARQRRGGKVMLHSLDQAAEDGSIIEAIGDEPSPEMVLMMQESVEQFFSHLGVGQLRDLAGAKLEGYSNAELARRFGCSERTIERRLHLIREKCQQELVEPHEHPPEETTDRRPGTH